The genomic region ATCCTTGAAGGAAATATTTTACATCTAACAATAAACTCACCGctctcaaaaacaaattgatcCCCACAAGAATTAATCGATGCTTCTCTTCGGTTATTATTTATGGTTAATTTAAttggtaaatttaataaaggcACGTTTATAGTGACGtttaaaactgttttattattatttgaatcaatattattattactaactAATTTTGCACTAAACGGAATCGGGACGACATTTAAAGGCCTTAAAAGGAACAACccgaaaacaacttttaattggaacgttaataaaagaatttttagcaCGTTATCAATTCTTAATagtttaataaacatttttggttTGAAGTAGCGAGACGGAGTCGTGATGAATAAAAAGCTATCCTTGTAAATAACTTTATATATATACCGTGGAGGTTTCAAGTTCACAATCAATATATTCgagaattattttaagtcacaaaaaaataaataattaagcaataaaatgtaatttaccTTTTTATCTTGTTATTTTCTATACTTTACGGAAAAAACTATActtacacaaaaataaattaatttttttcccaattgCACCATAAAGTAAAAACTGGTTTTTGTGTTAGtcataattcttttttggtcTCTTTCAGGATAAATTACTAAGTAAATTGGAGGAAAGTGAACCAGAATTAGCAACATGTCAAGAGGAAGAGGTgagatatttaaataaaattaattttcatttttaacctcacttttttttcattaatttgaaTCTGTCAAAGTTGTGGCGTTGCCATGGTGATTTCTTTGAGTTCTTAGAAAAACGTATCAAAGCAAAAcgttaattattgattaattttattaattatcgtaaAATGAATCGTTTTAACttgaaattaatataaaatcttttaataaggtaagaataatgattaatcttttttatttgaagttgaggttaggttataattGACAAACGTTGCGTTGCCATGGAGATTTCCTtacagaaaacatttttttaagttatgtcATATTAAGtcgttttagattttttaataattccagatttttaaaaattactacgGATTTAagattgttttgttttaaaatgcatttttgTGTGTAATTTTAGCAAAGAGATTTACTAGAAAATCAAACACGATCTCATCACATCATTGTGGAGACTCGATATCTTCTGAATAACTCCTTATTACGTAATATCTGTGCAATTTTATATCTATCTGAGTGTTTAATATAATGCCAAGGTCTTTTACTTTACCCGTAGCTTCGATAGCAATACAGCTAAGGTTACAATGCATATTAAGAGGATCATCAACAATGTCAACtagaatattaaattaataatcaaactTTTTGCACAATTAGTACGATTGATTTTGTGAAAGAACgcctaatttcaaaaattatttactttttatcaatcataaatgattttttaacctCACATTTTCTTTCAATCAACAATTTCGATTctgtcaaattaaatttgtttgtttcaaAGTTACCCAACCTTACGTTACCATGGCAATTTCGTTTTATACTTCAAAATTTCgtgtcaaattttttttgggtttatgttttttatcttttctaataagctttattttaggccttatttttcttataataatactaatttatttataattttattgattgcaGTGCGTAATTTGCATCCATGCGAAAGCAACGATGCAAACAGCCCCATGCGGACACCAAGTCGTCTGTCGGAAATGTTTCGTAAAAACGATTCAAATCGCCGTTTCGCAACGTTTATTACCTCTTCGTTGTGTTATATGCAgagcaaaaatattaagaCTTAAggtaaatcgttttttttgattaaagtttttgtttgttcaaagtttttatttagaagGAGTTAAAGCACAAAGAAAACTTTCCGAGTTGAtgcttttaatgaaaaaaaatctttaaaacaaAGTTTTCCATTCATGAAAGTTCTACGGGGTGTTAcacaattgatttttttatttttttgggttTTTACGAGGTCGAGAATAAATGTCAagatcttaattttaattagaaacaCTTCCGAAAATAAAAACCTTGAAATTTGAAACTAAAATTCGGTtcgatttaatgttttaaatcaaaatcccCGTGAACGggatttataacaatttatgATCCCCTTGGGTTTCGCTCTATTTATGTTACCGATTTGGGTCAATTTTCCCGGTTGAAAcatcaattaattattattttgtttaatacaaTGTTTGTgaggttaaattaattttaatttttttcaagactGGGCCATTAATTCCATCTTCCGTAAGCGGTTACTCTGTGAATTCTCGGACATCCTCTGTTCCACAATCGGATAGTTTATACAGCGTGAGCAGCGGAGGCTCCTCCATCTCTTCGACGTCTTGTTCTTCCGATGGGAAAGGTCTAACTTGTTGTGGCGGGACTGGTCATTGCATGGGGGCTTACCCACGGCAACCAACGGGGGCTTTAAGGAAATCGCAGCAACACGCGATGAAAATTAAGTTGCAAGAGTATAACAATAAGAATGCTGTTAACAGGTTACCTCCAATTAAAGAGTTACCGGCTTCGAGTCCGAGTCACAGTATAGCGCCTGCCTCTACAAGAATAAGGTTAGtaaagacaaaatattttattgtttttcttggTCTTTTTGCACTTCCTCAAAACGTCTCTTCGttagatttaatttacattttatcaaGGATCCCAAAACGCGAACTTACATGAATATAAATGTAAGTAGTACAAAGAAAAAGGAGATCTTGAACGTTATAAGatggaaatttatttaaatttgtaacctaacccaacccaaataAGCATTCAGGTTatgtgtaaaaaaattatttttttttaatttaaagatgtgcccaaaaaattgtaactcAACTAGAAACGGTTGCTAAAAATGGgtacaaatacaaaaagttGCCCCAAGAAGAAGAGCCGCAACAAGAAGAATACTGTGTGGAAGATAAAAAACGTTGGAACGAAAAAATTTGGAAACAGAGGCAAAGAAGCGAAGAACGAGATGATAACAAAAAGAATGAGTTGACTGAGAAAGTGATggaaatgaaacaaaaagggTTTGAATTAAAAGGTTGCTTAAAAGAGgagaaaaccaaaaaaatcaatgagcataaaatgtaaaagaacaaattgaggttatggttaaaaatttccttatggtataatttattttttttataaagccaAAGTCAATTAggttaaaaaagaagaattaatagCATATCTACCTTGAGAAATCAAACTTAAAAGATAATAACGAGCAATAACGTAGAAACAATCTGATTCGGATTTAAAATGGgaaatatattatatcattttgGAAAGGATTTTGTGCGAAACGAAACAATTGTTAAAGTTGACTGCttttattagattttaacTGAAAGTAcggaaaatatcttaaaatatcttcataaaattatttattagtttacTGTTATTTGTGCCAAACTTCATCTTTGTTggtaaaacaaaatcatttcattCACATCGAAGAAAAAGCGTCCAATTAAAAAAAGCAactaataatacaataatttaaagaaatgtaACTTATAATCAAATATCGTGcgtacaaaagaaaataatttgtcaaattcaaaaatattgaaaacgtCATTAAAAGTGTCATAACAAACGTCATTGAAAACGTCAtcaaaatataatgaaaaaatataacCTCGAGTTTCGTTAGAAATAAATAGTCAATAAAACTGGTTGTAGGTTGTTAAACTTATCTTAAAGGTAAGAGTTGAATttatatgtttatttatttattatcaagttgtttaaaaaaatttaaatttggcgcgatatgaaactaaaacaagaagtgccaacatcaaaaaaaataattactaaaatgaaatgtcaacattaaatttgataataaataaataatctttttaaaacactaaaatattattgaaacattATTTTAGTAGTGCTAATAACATATCTTTGCTTCAACCAAAAAATTTACggtgaaaaataaaagaaaacctCAGTGGCAATAATAATCTActtcaagttttaaattttaagcaTAAAACGTACCGAAATGAATTAAAACGAGAACAAAActgaattttaaataaaggtaacgtttaataaaaaaaattttattgattaatgtaGAAAATATTACTTAAGTGAAAAAAGAAGTTAGGTTATGATTGCGTTTaggtaaattaaataaaaatgtgaggatatatatttaataatacgATTAATAGGAGGAAAAACTGTTGTGCAATACActtatgattaaaataaatattaataaaatacaagtttcaaataaaattagtttttttttattgatgatgTAGGCAACCCAAATGACACAACTCAAACCTgtcatttataattattatagcaataaattataatttttaagcaACCGATCCCACAATATTCTTGCATTGTTGATATCTTAATCTGAAATGTTCCGGCCAAGCTCCTCCACATCCGTATCCTCCCAAAACATGTATTGAGGCGTAATCATCGCAGTTAATAACACCATCGTTGTTACAAtcctaaaatttaattattattagaattattgttatgaaTTCGCTTTAGATTAAGTTATAagtaatatatatataactgACAACAAAAATATCGTTAATGATACATCAGTATTGAATAGGTTCTTTACTAAATCTGAAGAATGAACGACGTAAAATGgttactaaattaaaaagaaagccATGGCATTCCCCGACGGATAAATACCGTTTTCAGGGGACATATTGGAACAGCCAGACATGGAAACAA from Onthophagus taurus isolate NC chromosome 5, IU_Otau_3.0, whole genome shotgun sequence harbors:
- the LOC111426137 gene encoding uncharacterized protein, which produces MPQSPMVNPLMKPFVVLALPGMYLFYKYNQYKRKRKENARRRLTERELQHLNNKIDKLLSKLEESEPELATCQEEECVICIHAKATMQTAPCGHQVVCRKCFVKTIQIAVSQRLLPLRCVICRAKILRLKTGPLIPSSVSGYSVNSRTSSVPQSDSLYSVSSGGSSISSTSCSSDGKGLTCCGGTGHCMGAYPRQPTGALRKSQQHAMKIKLQEYNNKNAVNRLPPIKELPASSPSHSIAPASTRIRCAQKIVTQLETVAKNGYKYKKLPQEEEPQQEEYCVEDKKRWNEKIWKQRQRSEERDDNKKNELTEKVMEMKQKGFELKGCLKEEKTKKINEHKM